The DNA segment cgggaaattgttcccgtaatcgaattatttgtgccgttaattttgcaaacgcgaggttgcgagatgacaataaGCACACATGGGACCATCTAGAAGATGcgtctattaagaccataaaatatctaaacgacccactaggtgggtgaataggtccacaaatgtccccttgtatacgttccaaaaaCGCAGGGAACTCAAttccaacctttgttggtgatggtctaataattaacttgccttgataacaagaaatgcaagaaaattcattatcTAAAAGAATCTTTAGATTCTTTAATGaatgcccatttgagttttctataattcgtctcatcataattgatccaggatgtcccaatcgatcatgccaaagtacacAAGTATTTGaatcagtaaccttttggtttacggtagaatgtgcctcaattgcactaattcttgtccaatacaggccacaagataaagatgggaacttctcaataaccctcttttggccagagacattcttggtaatgatgagatattcaagattattctcatctattatctcaatatgatatccatttcgacggatatctttaaaactcaacaagttcctattagacttggaggagaacattgcattctctatgataaatattgttcccttaggcagagttatagtagctctttCAGAGCCTTCAATTAAATTACTACTACTAGAAATTGTAGTAATATCTGCCTTGcacatacttaaatgagagaaatatttcttctctttgaatactGTATGTGTCGTGCAtgaatcaattaaacaaatatttttacaattgaactttgatccaagtttgtTTTGTGGgatatccatatttgcttcccatggtttgacatacaaaagaaatatatgaataaatattagtctaaaagggaaattcagaaaaaatataaagaagaaaatgTATTTATATGAAAGAATGCAAACAAATGCAAAATAATGGTATTACACACACAACCGAGATTTAATACACATAACATCTAGGCCACATGCAAATTTTAACAAGAcatcaattttattttaatttattaggAGTAATAATACAATTATAAGTGCTATAGTTTGATTTTCGTGTTTGGTTATTAACACTACGAGAAAGCCTTTTAACAAGATTATCACATGCTATTACTGATTTTTCACTTGTTAGCACTATTAAACAGTGAAATCATAATATGCTTTTTCATGTACTACTCTAAGGTTGCGTTATCTGCCTGATGTATGCACACTGGTAAAGAAAAATATTGTTACAGTTATGATGAATTTTCATTATAATAGTATAATGTGTAAAGGCAATAATTGCACACTAAGTTCGTAATATAGTACAGAATAGATACATATGTTTTTGACATATTATACTCAACATACACTTTAGTATTAGAAACACTTGGTAAGAATTTATGTACAGAGACTGTTAAATACTAAAACAATATGCCACATTTGAATTCTTACCACATGCATGTGTATGAAAATAATTATGATATGGTCAAAGGCTGAAATATTGTTTAAAACGAATACTAGAACGAACTAACACTAATTCATAAAATAATACTAATTGATACTAATGACTACTACTCATGTAAAGAACTATGATTACATGATATTTATTCACTAGTTACTACgaataagcaaaaataaaaatcaaactactcaatcatctttaaccacggatccatcaccgatcaagtggtctatttttccatcagggtgcTCAAAGAAGTTTGCCACATCCAAGTGGGTGATGTCAAATTCATTGTCATAGACAAAATTAGCTTTAGGGCCTTTATTCTttagagatgcttgataaagctcaaccaaatgtCTTGATACACGACAAATATTTGCCCAATGCCCTTTTCCACCGCAACGATAACATTCAGTTTCTGAACCATCTGCCTTTGACCTCTCATCTTTCCCTTTCCATTTTTGGTGGTTATTTTTCTTTGGGGGGTGATTAACACCAGGAAAATTTCTTCTTTGTCCACGGCCACggccacgaccacgaccacgaaTAGAGCCACGGCCTTTTCCACGCTTAGCATAATGGGAATACACCTCATCCACTTCAGGCAATGGTGTAGACCCAGTGGGTCAATTTTCGTGATTTCTCATGAGCAAGTCATTGTTTCGCTCAGCCaaaaggagaagagaaatcaGCTCAGAGTACTTCTTGAAACCTTTCTCTCTGTACTGCTGTTGCAAAaccatattggaggcatgaaacgttgtaaacgttttttcaagcatatcataatcagtgatagtatctccacagagtttcaatttagaagtaattctgaACATCACAAAATTATATTCAGAAAtagacttaaagtcttggagcctaagatgagcccaatcatatcgtgcttgtggaagagtgaccaactttaagttgtcatatttttcctttaagccattccacaaaacaagtggatctttgactgtgagatattctattttcaacccttcatcaaggtgatggcgcaagaaaatcaaggccttagcacagtcttgggtggatgcttTAGTTTTGTCTTTAGTGGTgtctccaagacccattgcatctaaatggattttagcatccaacacccatgtcatatagttcttgcccgaaatttcaagggcaacgaactttcttttcataatgttAGTCATAattaaaaagaggaaaaaaattgTACCTTAATCTTCTCAAACGCTTCTTGAGacggtagagtctcgtgctgataacgtgttatgaaacaataaaagtagaagaacaatattgcacagaaagagagaggaaattcttattgaattttgggatgatttacaatggggtaagacccctatatttataggggaaaaatgacttagccacaaagtaaaaaaccctagaatctctctaaatatgtACATTCACTGtaaatataattttatttataACAGATAATTATATGATTCGTTAATTTTTGGAAAGAAAAGAATTAGTAGAAATTTGCAACAAAGACTAGCAAAACCAATGATAATCGGATAACATGTGAATTTTGGTGGAACGCGACACGTTATTACCACGCCTAAGGAACCGGAGAAAaggatttttttaagaaaaaaaaaaaaaaagaatctaacGCGCTGAAGAGTTGCTTAAGTTTTACGCCGCAGATTTAACAAACTATTGAATGCTGCAAATCATCTTCTCAATTCAAACATTAGAAAAACgaaaaatggaggtagaagaaaaTCCTCAATTGCAAACGCAACCTGAGTCATCGCCAATGGAAGTTGAACAGATAGATCGGAGGCCGGCGGCTCTCGGAGACCTCCGAATTCTTCCCGACGAAGTTTTGTGCGCTATACTGACTTTTCTCACTCCTCACGATGTCGCTCGCCTTTCCTGTGTTAGCAGGTTTTTTCAATTCCTTTACTGTTTTTTCTGCAAAAAACTTAGTTTTGtgtatttttgatgtttttgaatGTGGAATTTGTGATCATATTGTTTGTAAATACGATGATTCGCAATGACTTTTGGTTTGGAGCTCAATTTCTGCTTATCATATGTAAATAGGAATGACGGTTCAGTTTCGAGTTTAATTAAGCTTTAGTTTCAATTGCATCATCGCATGATTCATTGCTTCTTCTGACCTATAGGTGTTCAATTTTTATTTGATCTCTATGAATTAGTAGAATGTGGATCTTGTGTCCGTTTCTTTCTTCTCATTTTCAGTTATTATTGGTCTATGGCAGATAGACGCAGATAGTTTGCTTATTCTGGCCGGGTGATCAAGTTGTTGGTGTGCCTGTGAGCATGTTGATTGGAATCtgattaaatacttagaatatcTGCTTAAGATAGTATGGATGATAGTGACAAAGTTACTGCCTTTATTGATTGTGCCCCTATGCCCAGTGGCGGAGGCAAAATCTCCACGAAGGGGGACCcatgaccttatgtagattttgaacccctttgaccactaaactacacttttggattgtgttaaggtggttcaaaacttaatatatagaggtaaaaacagattttgccttatatatacagtgtttTTTCGGCGAACCCCCTTGCGCCCCCCCTAAATCCGCTCCTGCCTATGCCTATTAATCACTCGTAGAGTCAGTAGAGCCGAGCTTATTGATTGGACATGATTTCTTGAGATACAACTCCTTATTCGTAGTGCTTTCAGTGCCTTCATTTTCTGATGTAAGCTTAAGGAAAAACTCACTGCCACTTTATCCCGTACATTTCTCAAATACTTACCATTTTGCAGTGTGATGTATATTCTATGCAATGAGGAGCCCCTATGGATGAGCATATGCCTTGATATTGCTAATCGTCAGCTTCAATATAAAGGCTCCTGGAAAAGAACAGCCCTGGACCAGTATGGATATTGATAGGATTTTCCTCTGCAGTGTAGTTAGCCTTCATATATTCTGTTTTCTGACAGTTCATTGTATTTTCCCTTTGGATGTAGATTGAATGTGACTTTTGAAAACAATGAATCCTGCCGGAAGCCGCTACACTTTGACggtaatatatatatgtatgcatatatttCTATTGGTTTCTTGGATTTTCTACACAATGTACTAATGGGAGCTCAACTTGTGCAGGATTCAATTCTTTGTTCCTGTATCGTAGATTATACCggtgctatacatcattgaatggATTTTATTATGATACCGGAAACGTGGAAAGAGCGAAGAACCTTTCTATAGAAGAGTTTCATGATAAGTATGATGGACAGAAACCGGTATGGTGTTCGCTACCTAAAATCGTTTAACTCACATGGCGTGGTTGTCAGATTGTTGGTAATTTGTTGGATTATCTTTGTATCCACTActtatattgcatacaacttgtGGTAAAGTTATGTTTTAGCTTGCATCATTTCATGCAATTTTACCTCCTTTCCGTTGAACATACTGCCTTTCTCAAATTATATGTCATATTTTCTGTTATTTAAGTTATCCCACAATTGTGTCTACTTTGCTTAAAGGGACACCTTTACTCTATTACCTTTAACAGATATCCTACTATCAAAAATTACTGTAGTTGCAACTTGAAATCAGTCTAAAATGTTCAAGTTCTTGCGAAGTTAGTTTTCTGTCACTTTTGGACCCACTTCTACTCAACTATTCTGGCATTTCAAGTGTTCCTTACTAGTTGTTCCCAAGTCAAAGTAGGGCACTTGAATAGATGAAGGGAGAGCTTATTGTCTTGTAATAATTAGTTTTACACGTGCATATCAGAAAACAAATTGTTTAGTGATTCTTCGttgcctcttcttcttcttcttcttgtgttTTCCCGTCTCCATTACAATATTTTTTGCCTTTCATTTCCCTCCTTTTCTTTCTTATATATACACTGAATTCATCGTATTATACAGAGGATTCATATGGCTAGACTCCAACTAGTATAGTTGATTGATGATATAGACTGGCCCTTTCTGTTTAAATCTAGCTGGTTGCATTTTCTATCATATGACCTATGTTGTTCATATGTATTCTTAAAAGGGGGCAAAAGGCATGGGTTTAATTAGTCTGAAACTTTTTAGTGCTGACAGCTTATGTGCATGGTTTTCTTGATTGACAGCTTATGAGAGTATAGATTATCTTCTTCACCAAGCTTATTACTTACACTATAACAGGTACTAATTGCTGGATTGGCTGACACTTGGCCTGCAAGCACTACATGGACTACGGAAGAGCTTTTGAAGAAATATGAAGATACAGCATTTAAATTATCTCAAAGAAGTCGTCACAAGATTAAGATGAAACTTAAGGACTATGTGTCTTACATCAAACTTCAGCATGACGAGGATCCTCTTTACATTTTCGATGAGAAGGTTCCTTTACACTCCTGCTATTCTCTCTGTGCAGTTTCTCTCGTGACAGATTGTTCTAATTTGAATTTTGTTCTCTCAGTTTGGGGAAACTGCACCAGAATTGTTGGAGGATTACAGTGTTCCAAATATATTCAAAGAAGACTTCTTTGATGTGCTGGACAGGGATCAACGACCTCCTTTCAGGTGGCTCATTATGGGACCGGAGAGGTCTGGTGCCTCTTGGCATGTTGATCCTGCCCTAACTAGTGCGTGGAATACACTTTTATGTGGTCGTAAAAGGTATATTATTGAGAACCAGTCTATCTCTTTCCCAGTCATCTTGTCTCAGGGTCTTGCTGAATACTTCAGTTAGTGCATGTGTTCTTTAATAATTCCTGACCAATCAAACTCGTACTCACTATTGCAACAACAACAAtctagtataatcccactagtggggtatggggagggtagtgtgcacgcagaccttacccctaccctggggtagagaggctgttttcaaatagaccctcggcatccttccctccaagaactccccaccttgctcttggggtgacttgaactcataacctcttggttggaagtggaggttgcttaccatcagagcaacccctcttgtctctCGTACTCACTATTGCCTACTTAGTTAATAATCTCCCTTACCAATCAATGAAGTTAAGGCAGAACGCATTGGAGATAATGTTGGTTTGCTCAGTTGTGGGTAGAGATAATGGGGTTGGTCAGAAAACAGCCCTAGTGttgaagaaaaagaagtcatagatGGAATGCTGAGGCTTAAGTAGGAATGTTATTTAGAGAGTTTATACTTCTGAACGAGTTTTTTTAAGCTCTCTCTGCCCTTCTGTCCTATAGGCATATCATACTTGCTTTTCATGGTAGGTTCGTTAGTGTATATCTACAAAGAGGCTGGCTTTGCTGAAAATTTGAGTTCGGTCAGTCTTTCACTTTTTTCCTTGAAGTTATTTCATGAAAAGTGCGCTTCGAAAATAGCCAAATTCATATATTCTTAAAAGTGtaaacaaaggaaaaaagagtttgactCAATGAATATCTTCCCATAGTTTTCCTGGATAGGCattatgtttaccgtgaaaatggtaacaacaattaaatttgtaaatgagactctaaaaatatgtgatctatttttatggtaGTTGTTAGAGCAGTAAATGCTAAGAGTATGAGGTTTAATGAAGAAATACGAGCTAAAGCGggacagtaatcaaaccgagaggcTTGCAGCCCAAGCCTCGAActggtcgatgaaggacctcgagggtcgatatctggctcgagctcgagctatcgggggtagtcgggaatgggataacagttgagatatgatcaagcaaggctctttatggccaataccgaacaataaatgaagaacaagtataaaAGCTATAAACGTtaagagtggcctcgagctaTTAAGAACGAGCaggttagagagaagagagagatattattgatcttgtggagaatagttggagcaacatcagccccttacaaagtggcatggattccctttatataggagagggaatacgATATAGTACAGAGACCCTGCTCATGCTGGCTGCTTGCCTCGGGAATTCCCCATCCTCGGAACCTCTGTTGGGTCGCGGGCGAACCTCGGGGGAGGGAGCTTGATCATAGTCCTGCAGCCTCGAGATACTGATATGACCACCCGAATGCATCTTAATGGCGGGAAATAGACTCCGATTTCACCTTATACaaatagtctccgcatttccaagaatgaagtaataggaaacgatTTTGAACCGTCGTCTCGAGGTCATCATTGCCGTGACGTCAACCGtttaagagcattaaatgccatgttcCAGAGAACTGTGCAAGGTCGCCATCAGATGCGGTAATCGAGAAACCCACGAACTGCCATTGGCTCGTCCCTTCCGCTTCCCCAGCTGTTCCTATAAATGCATCGGTTGCGTAACACTTTCCACTTTCACCCCACTTCCAAGCTCACGAGTCAGAATTTTTGTATTTGACACCCCTTTATCTTTTCATAGAAGGATTTTTACCATTGACATGGCTAGGACCTCTAGGACGGTTCCCCGAGTGAACGACGCTGCATCATCATCCCGATCGCCTAAGGAAGAAACCAGAGCGGTTCCCTTCTTGGAACAATGTACCCCACCTGATCTCGATGTGTCAGAGGATTTTAATGTCGATGCCACTTCATCTACGTCGGGCCGATGCGTCCCGATATTAGCAAGGTGTCCCGATACGTTAGCGTCGTGACCGATATTAGCAAGGTGAAGAGGGTCTGCTGAACGAGGCAGTGGAGGTTCAGATTCCCGGTCCCGACGATAATATAACTGACTTTAAGGCTAGCTTCCTTCACGTGTACACCTACCCATTCACCCTGGGACCTGATAAATCTGTCGAGTCCCCTCCCTTGGAGATAGACCCGGTTATCCTTGATTTCTGCGACCGATACCAAGTGATGCTTGGTCAGATCTATCCtttttttggaggatagtgttgatgcttCGTTATTTCACCGAAGGGGTTGAGGGTGAGATCTTTACCCTCAATCATCTGGTCAGTATGTACAGTCCTCGATTGTATCGAGGCTTAATCAGGCTCTGCCATCGGTCCAAAAAATCTTTTTTCACGAGCGTCAAcgagggaaaggatcgaggatggatgagcaggtttatCCGAGTAAGGACCTCGGATATCATCCCGGCCCAGAGGATGCCCTTTCCAAAGAGGTGGAATACCCGACGTAAGCAATTTTCCCCTTAGCTGCTTTTCAACTATTCttccttttgaaataataatctCTTTGTGCTCCCTGCAGCCGCCGCTTGGCGCTCGGAGGTGGTCCCAGATTTGTCGGGATGGATCAGGAGGTTGAACGAGAAGTTCCCATATCGCGTTCGGTCTTGGACCGGCCTGGCTAAGAATcgttgggtggccaagaatcatgttgAGGTTTCTTTACCGCCTATGCTTCGTATTTTGTGTTTCTTTTTGAGCCCTTAGCAAAAGCGTATTGCGGTTACTGTGCTGGTGCAGGTCTTGGCGAgaatatgctgatgaggccaccCCCTGGTGGCGAAGCAGGGGCCTTGGAGCTCGATACGAGCAAGAAGAGAAAAAGTAGGGCAGCTGTTGTCCGTCCTGCGGCAAAGAAAACCAGGTCACTCGAGCACCGAGCCACTGTCGGGACTGCTGCTTCAACCTCAAAGTCAAATCCTGATACCGAAGGAGAGGATGATGATGGAAGCCCGCTAAGGAGGAGAACGAGGTCGAGTGCGAGAGACTTGCAGGCGCCTCGGTCGGAGGCTACTGAGTCCGGAACGGCTGGCTCCGGTTGGGCTCGTGGGCTGGGGGTCCTTGAAGAGGATGTTGATGTAGCTTCGAATCGCGCAGCCGGATTTGATGCAGTTTCCGCCAGGGGGACTGCTGGCGTTGATCTTGAAGGGTCGAGGCTCGAAGCCTTCCAGGAACGTGGGTTGCCATTTGGAGAAATTGGTGACCTGAACGACTTTATGTCGAGCTTTCCGGTCTCGTCAGGGGAACTGCGGGATGCCCACGGGATGATCGGCGCCACAGCGGGGACTCCTCTCAAAGGGGGAGACTTTATTGCTACCATCTTTGATGGTGTTATTGATAGAGCTGATCTCGATATTCCTGGAGCCGTCAAAGCGGCGGGGAAGTTCATGCAGCAGGTGATAGCCATTTCTCGTGCATTTCTTTCGTCCTCGAGCATCATTCTTCGTCTTTCTAACTTTTCCGCTGTCGCAGTGTAAGGAGATGTACGATCATGCCATCCTCCGACTCCGCGGGGAGCTTTCTTATCAGGAGAAAGAGTGTAAGAAGGTTACCTCGAAGCTGCATGATTCGGAGGCTCGCTCTGCCCGGGGAGATAAAGAGTTGGGAGAACTTCGGGCCGCTTTGGGAACGGCTCTCCGAGAGAAGGCCGATCTTGCTGCTCGGGTACTTTGCCTTGCTCGTACCCGACTTTTATCCCGTATTCACATACATTCCGTATCCATATATTCATTGTCTTACCCTTCTCACGTAGGTCGAGCATAGTGGCTCACAGATTAATTAATTGAATGCAGAGATCTCCGGGTTGAGAGAGCGAAATGAAATAGCGGCCGGGGAGTTGGCAACATCCCGGGATCTTCTCAAGGG comes from the Nicotiana sylvestris chromosome 4, ASM39365v2, whole genome shotgun sequence genome and includes:
- the LOC104214058 gene encoding uncharacterized protein — protein: MLMRPPPGGEAGALELDTSKKRKSRAAVVRPAAKKTRSLEHRATVGTAASTSKSNPDTEGEDDDGSPLRRRTRSSARDLQAPRSEATESGTAGSGWARGLGVLEEDVDVASNRAAGFDAVSARGTAGVDLEGSRLEAFQERGLPFGEIGDLNDFMSSFPVSSGELRDAHGMIGATAGTPLKGGDFIATIFDGVIDRADLDIPGAVKAAGKFMQQVIAISRAFLSSSSIILRLSNFSAVAV
- the LOC138890197 gene encoding uncharacterized protein: MTWVLDAKIHLDAMGLGDTTKDKTKASTQDCAKALIFLRHHLDEGITSKLKLCGDTITDYDMLEKTFTTFHASNMVLQQQYREKVDEVYSHYAKRGKGRGSIRGRGRGRGRGQRRNFPGVNHPPKKNNHQKWKGKDERSKADGSETECYRCGGKGHWANICRVSRHLVELYQASLKNKGPKANFVYDNEFDITHLDVANFFEHPDGKIDHLIGDGSVVKDD